The following are from one region of the Ignavibacteriota bacterium genome:
- a CDS encoding inorganic diphosphatase, translated as MNPWHQVNPGSEAPQVVNSIIEIPKGSKAKYELDKNSGLIKLDRVLFSAVHYPANYGFIPQTYCEDNDPLDILVICSIDVDPLCIIETRVLGVMHMVDEKMKDDKIIGVAKNDIALNYINDLSELPPHTMVELQRFFEDYKKLENKQVTVKNFLGKQEAYKIINDSLELYDKNKNRLVSE; from the coding sequence ATGAATCCTTGGCATCAAGTTAATCCCGGAAGCGAAGCACCTCAGGTTGTAAATAGTATAATTGAAATACCCAAAGGTTCAAAAGCCAAATATGAGTTGGATAAGAACAGTGGTTTGATAAAACTAGATCGTGTACTTTTCTCAGCAGTACATTATCCTGCGAATTACGGATTTATCCCTCAAACCTATTGTGAAGATAATGATCCGCTTGACATATTGGTAATCTGTTCAATCGATGTTGACCCGCTTTGCATAATTGAAACACGTGTACTTGGTGTGATGCATATGGTTGATGAGAAAATGAAAGACGATAAAATTATCGGAGTAGCTAAAAACGATATAGCGCTGAATTATATTAATGATCTTTCTGAATTACCTCCGCATACAATGGTCGAACTTCAAAGATTTTTTGAAGATTATAAAAAACTTGAGAACAAGCAAGTAACAGTTAAAAATTTTTTAGGGAAACAGGAAGCTTACAAGATAATTAACGACAGTCTGGAGCTGTACGATAAGAATAAAAATAGATTAGTATCGGAGTAA
- a CDS encoding acetyl-CoA carboxylase biotin carboxylase subunit — protein sequence MFKKILIANRGEIAVRIIRSCREMGIKSAAIYSDADITSLHTRFADESYHIGSSQASESYLNKEKIIQLAKEIGADAIHPGYGFFSENADFIRSIEKNKITFIGPSSTSVALMGSKTEARKIMAKSGVPIVPGTTSPLTSLKDGLNSAEELGYPILSKASAGGGGKGMRKISSRDEFESAFDATKREALKAFANDEIYLEKFIENPRHIEVQVFGDKQGNYVHLFERECSIQRRHQKIIEEAPSSFVDEKTRQKITSAAIDAAKACNYYNAGTVEFLMDSRKNFYFLEMNTRLQVEHPVTELITGLDLVKEQISVAAGNPLSIKQSELSIDGHAIECRIYAEDPLNNFLPSTGQIIRYLQPSGPGIRVDSGFDAGSHITFNYDPLIAKLISWSDTRESSINRMIGALSEYVISGFTTNISFLKSVIDHQSFRKGDININFLEKYFLKGFNESDNEQGLKEKELAAAILSSLLKFKSTAANVKIDSKDSTNSWQEQMYE from the coding sequence TTGTTTAAAAAAATATTAATAGCTAACAGAGGAGAGATTGCAGTAAGAATTATAAGATCCTGTCGTGAAATGGGAATAAAATCTGCTGCGATTTATTCCGATGCAGATATTACTTCACTTCACACACGGTTTGCCGATGAAAGCTATCACATCGGAAGTTCTCAAGCATCAGAATCATATCTCAACAAAGAAAAAATAATTCAACTCGCTAAAGAAATCGGAGCAGATGCAATTCATCCCGGGTATGGTTTCTTTTCTGAGAATGCAGATTTTATACGTTCAATCGAAAAAAATAAAATTACATTCATCGGTCCGTCCTCAACATCCGTTGCGTTGATGGGAAGTAAAACTGAAGCAAGAAAAATTATGGCAAAGAGTGGTGTGCCTATTGTTCCGGGAACTACTTCACCTTTAACATCTCTCAAGGACGGATTAAATTCTGCTGAAGAACTTGGATATCCCATATTATCAAAAGCTTCTGCAGGCGGAGGTGGTAAAGGAATGAGAAAAATTTCTTCAAGAGATGAATTTGAATCGGCATTTGATGCAACAAAGAGAGAAGCATTAAAAGCCTTTGCCAATGATGAAATTTACCTTGAAAAATTTATTGAAAATCCCAGACACATTGAAGTTCAGGTTTTTGGAGATAAGCAGGGAAATTATGTTCATCTCTTTGAACGTGAATGTTCAATTCAACGAAGACATCAAAAAATAATTGAAGAAGCTCCATCTTCCTTTGTTGATGAAAAAACAAGACAAAAAATAACTTCGGCTGCAATCGATGCAGCTAAAGCATGCAATTATTATAATGCAGGTACAGTCGAATTCCTGATGGATTCCAGAAAGAATTTTTATTTCCTTGAAATGAACACCCGGCTTCAGGTGGAACATCCTGTCACTGAATTAATCACAGGATTGGATTTGGTAAAAGAACAAATATCAGTCGCAGCCGGAAATCCGCTGTCAATTAAACAAAGCGAACTATCAATTGATGGTCATGCAATTGAATGCAGAATTTATGCTGAAGATCCATTGAATAATTTTCTTCCTTCAACCGGTCAGATAATAAGATATCTTCAACCATCCGGTCCGGGAATCAGAGTGGACTCGGGATTTGATGCAGGTTCACACATTACATTTAATTATGATCCATTAATTGCAAAACTCATTAGTTGGTCAGATACCAGAGAGTCTTCTATCAATAGGATGATTGGAGCACTTTCAGAATATGTAATAAGTGGATTTACAACAAATATTTCCTTTTTAAAATCAGTCATTGATCACCAATCGTTTAGAAAAGGGGATATCAATATTAATTTTCTTGAGAAATATTTTTTAAAAGGATTTAATGAGTCTGATAATGAGCAGGGTTTAAAAGAAAAAGAATTAGCAGCAGCAATATTGTCATCATTATTAAAATTCAAATCAACCGCAGCTAATGTGAAGATTGATTCGAAAGATTCAACTAATTCATGGCAGGAGCAAATGTATGAATGA
- a CDS encoding KUP/HAK/KT family potassium transporter: protein MNNENTKSTSFSEVVRAMGIVFGDIGTSPIYTLTIIFFLIKPTEENVIGVLSLIFWTLIFIVTIQYAWLGMSLSINGEGGIIVLKESLARTLKKGKKLGLASALAYLGISLIIGDAIITPAISILSAVEGLQLIPEFSQITLPLIVLVTCIITILLFSVQARGVDKIAKSFGPIMLIWFISLFLAGSYYVFDNLFILKAINPVHGLNMLFHNGFVSFLVLSDVILCATGGEALYADMGHLGGKSIRYAWIFVVIALVINYFGQGAFLLTAGSTLQILFSSVNNISPVLYVPFLILALLATIIASQAMISAVMSLVFQGINLRIFPLMKIKYTSTELRSQIYIASVNWMLLAAVLLMVLIFKSSENLSAAYGFAVTATMTISALFLVWVFWNKRLKIQLFFAVFVLLFDLAYMVAVFTKIPAGGYWSIIIAILVMSLIQIWLKGSDMLRKKFRALDLDIFITNFEQIYSSEPVLKGEAVFFARVLDKVPPYVVHCIIRSGIIYEKNILFAVETADVPYGIEFSEMKEYSKGLYGMSVSVGYMQIPNLPELFKRQGISEKVIFYGVDDIKTTKMFFRIYSFIKKITPSFASFYNFPYNKLHGVVTRHEI from the coding sequence GTGAATAACGAAAACACTAAATCAACTTCATTCAGCGAAGTTGTGCGAGCAATGGGGATTGTATTTGGTGATATTGGCACCAGCCCAATTTATACACTCACAATAATATTCTTCCTTATCAAACCGACTGAAGAAAATGTAATCGGAGTATTATCACTCATCTTCTGGACGCTGATTTTTATTGTAACAATTCAATATGCCTGGCTTGGAATGTCGCTGAGTATTAATGGTGAAGGAGGTATTATTGTTCTGAAAGAATCATTAGCACGCACTTTAAAAAAAGGGAAAAAACTTGGATTAGCTTCTGCGCTCGCTTACCTCGGAATATCGTTAATTATTGGAGATGCCATTATCACACCGGCAATTAGCATTCTTTCAGCGGTTGAAGGTCTGCAGCTAATTCCTGAGTTTAGTCAGATTACTCTGCCTCTGATAGTTTTAGTTACGTGCATTATAACAATTCTTTTGTTTTCAGTTCAAGCAAGAGGAGTGGATAAAATTGCTAAATCATTTGGTCCAATAATGTTGATTTGGTTCATTAGTCTTTTTCTTGCTGGATCATATTACGTGTTTGATAATTTATTTATATTAAAAGCTATTAACCCGGTGCATGGGCTAAATATGCTTTTTCATAATGGCTTTGTTTCATTCCTGGTTTTAAGTGATGTAATTCTTTGTGCGACCGGCGGTGAAGCTCTTTATGCGGATATGGGACATCTGGGAGGAAAATCAATTAGGTATGCATGGATATTTGTAGTAATTGCGTTAGTAATAAATTATTTTGGTCAGGGAGCTTTTTTGTTAACTGCTGGTTCAACGCTGCAAATTCTTTTCTCTTCGGTGAATAACATTTCTCCGGTTTTGTATGTTCCATTTTTAATTCTCGCTTTACTTGCGACTATTATTGCATCTCAGGCTATGATCAGTGCAGTTATGTCTTTAGTCTTTCAAGGGATAAACCTTCGGATATTTCCATTAATGAAAATCAAATACACTTCTACTGAACTGAGATCTCAGATTTATATTGCTTCAGTAAACTGGATGCTGCTGGCTGCAGTTTTACTGATGGTATTAATTTTTAAATCTTCAGAAAATTTATCTGCAGCTTACGGTTTTGCTGTTACTGCAACGATGACCATCAGTGCGTTATTTCTTGTCTGGGTTTTCTGGAACAAGAGATTGAAAATTCAATTATTCTTTGCGGTATTTGTATTGTTGTTTGATTTAGCTTATATGGTTGCAGTATTTACAAAAATTCCTGCTGGTGGATACTGGTCAATCATAATCGCTATACTAGTAATGTCTTTGATTCAGATATGGCTTAAAGGTTCTGATATGCTCAGGAAAAAGTTCCGCGCACTGGATCTTGACATTTTCATCACAAACTTTGAACAAATTTATTCCTCAGAACCGGTGTTAAAAGGAGAAGCAGTTTTTTTTGCAAGAGTTTTGGATAAAGTTCCGCCTTATGTTGTTCATTGCATAATAAGAAGCGGAATTATTTATGAGAAAAATATTTTATTCGCTGTCGAAACGGCTGATGTTCCTTATGGAATTGAGTTTTCCGAGATGAAAGAATATTCGAAAGGATTATATGGAATGTCCGTTTCAGTTGGGTATATGCAAATTCCTAATTTACCTGAATTGTTTAAACGACAGGGAATCTCAGAGAAAGTTATTTTTTACGGTGTTGATGATATTAAAACAACAAAAATGTTTTTCAGGATTTATTCATTCATTAAAAAAATAACTCCATCATTTGCGAGCTTCTATAACTTTCCATACAATAAACTTCATGGAGTAGTGACGAGACACGAAATTTAA
- a CDS encoding GatB/YqeY domain-containing protein produces MNLTEKINRDLKEAMKANDTLRLQTIRSIRALILEFEKSGSGKSFNEEEEIKLLTSAAKKRKEAMEEYNKAGRNDLASIEEAELNIIKSYLPKQLSPEEISEKIKSLAEQIGAKSKADFPKLMPVAVKELKGLADGKAVKEAVEKFLGAS; encoded by the coding sequence ATGAATTTAACAGAAAAAATAAATCGTGATCTGAAAGAAGCAATGAAAGCTAATGACACTCTCAGGCTTCAGACAATCAGATCAATAAGAGCTTTGATATTGGAATTTGAAAAAAGCGGTTCAGGAAAATCGTTTAATGAAGAAGAAGAAATTAAACTTCTCACATCCGCAGCAAAAAAACGTAAAGAAGCAATGGAAGAATACAATAAAGCCGGACGAAACGATTTGGCTTCAATAGAAGAAGCAGAATTAAACATTATCAAATCCTATCTTCCAAAACAGCTTTCACCCGAAGAAATATCTGAAAAAATAAAATCTTTGGCAGAACAGATCGGCGCTAAATCGAAAGCCGATTTTCCAAAACTCATGCCTGTGGCTGTTAAAGAATTGAAAGGATTAGCTGATGGTAAAGCTGTTAAAGAAGCTGTTGAGAAATTTCTTGGTGCAAGTTGA
- a CDS encoding T9SS type A sorting domain-containing protein — MNNLIYAIGGNAGGSSGASYKSMMVYNISFNSWTISSQELSSKRDWMATAEYEGGLYVLGGIDSVDIAVDIVEEMVSQSTQVVNTGMGISEEYSLEQNYPDPFNPSTKIAYSIPSLSFVKLKVYNELGKEIKTLVDEEEPAGNYLVEFDGANLPSGTYFYQLIANNISETKKMILLK; from the coding sequence ATGAATAATCTCATCTACGCTATCGGTGGGAACGCTGGCGGATCATCCGGTGCGAGTTACAAAAGTATGATGGTTTATAATATATCTTTTAATTCCTGGACAATCAGCTCTCAGGAATTAAGTTCCAAAAGAGACTGGATGGCAACTGCTGAGTACGAAGGAGGACTGTATGTCTTGGGAGGAATTGATTCAGTCGATATCGCAGTTGACATCGTTGAAGAGATGGTTTCACAGAGCACACAAGTGGTTAATACTGGGATGGGAATTTCAGAAGAATATTCCCTTGAGCAGAATTATCCCGATCCATTTAACCCCAGCACAAAGATCGCCTATTCTATTCCCAGTTTATCTTTTGTAAAACTGAAAGTTTATAATGAATTGGGTAAGGAAATAAAAACTTTAGTAGATGAAGAGGAACCTGCTGGAAATTATTTGGTTGAATTTGATGGGGCAAATCTTCCCAGTGGAACGTATTTCTATCAATTAATTGCTAATAATATTTCTGAGACAAAGAAGATGATTCTCCTTAAATAG
- a CDS encoding acetyl-CoA carboxylase biotin carboxyl carrier protein subunit, whose translation MNEFVVEVDNTKYEVKILSDEEVIVNDVEYKIKLTSYFNHTYLLKINNKIFELSSKEIDSNNFNLFFDGYKFETTVRTLLQEKAKKLLESSGQSVKRHAEIKSPMPGMIIKIKKNSGDSVEIGDSIVILEAMKMENDLKAPASGTIEKIYVNEGSVVEKGVLLFSII comes from the coding sequence ATGAATGAATTTGTTGTAGAGGTTGACAATACAAAATATGAAGTTAAAATTTTATCAGATGAAGAAGTAATCGTTAATGATGTTGAATATAAAATTAAATTAACTTCTTACTTCAATCATACATATCTTTTAAAAATAAATAACAAAATATTTGAGCTCAGTTCAAAAGAAATAGACAGTAATAATTTTAATCTGTTTTTTGATGGATATAAATTTGAAACTACTGTGAGAACACTGTTGCAAGAAAAAGCTAAAAAGCTTCTCGAAAGTTCGGGTCAATCAGTTAAACGACATGCAGAAATCAAATCTCCAATGCCCGGAATGATTATTAAGATAAAGAAAAATTCAGGTGACAGTGTTGAAATCGGAGATTCAATAGTTATTTTAGAAGCAATGAAAATGGAAAATGATCTGAAAGCACCTGCTTCCGGAACTATAGAAAAAATTTACGTCAATGAGGGTTCTGTGGTTGAAAAAGGCGTTCTGCTGTTTTCAATCATTTAG
- a CDS encoding CvpA family protein: MILLDILIIAGVIIGFILGFKDGFIRKLVGLIGFILAVVAAVFFAGKLGLFIESLFRIEYYLAEIIGGIFIFISIMTLFVFLKRVVHPFDKVNNLINQIAGGVVGALQILFFLSVIFIVLNIFDLPDNKTKKESLLYTPTLNVIHYTIQYISYYTPEPRKLIEDYINEKDTE, translated from the coding sequence TTGATCCTTCTTGATATTTTAATTATCGCAGGGGTGATTATAGGATTCATTCTTGGTTTCAAAGATGGTTTCATCAGAAAACTTGTCGGATTAATCGGATTCATACTCGCAGTTGTTGCAGCAGTTTTTTTTGCCGGTAAACTTGGTTTGTTCATCGAGAGTCTTTTTAGAATTGAATATTATCTCGCTGAAATAATTGGCGGGATTTTTATTTTTATTTCAATAATGACCCTATTCGTTTTCTTGAAGCGCGTTGTTCATCCATTTGATAAAGTAAACAATTTAATCAACCAGATCGCTGGAGGAGTTGTCGGGGCTCTTCAAATACTTTTTTTCCTGAGTGTGATCTTTATTGTTCTGAATATTTTCGATTTACCGGATAACAAAACAAAAAAAGAATCGCTATTATACACTCCCACATTAAATGTAATTCATTACACTATCCAGTACATAAGTTACTATACACCAGAGCCGCGGAAATTGATTGAAGATTATATCAATGAAAAAGACACTGAATAA
- a CDS encoding SDR family oxidoreductase, whose protein sequence is MTKELLIFGSSGALGNGVTEVLLKKQYDNIYLFDFKHKDRSNPNVKLITINDLSEELNIKKAFAQITPSREKIFYLFSTVGGFYGGKNIWETEIGYFDRMINMNLKTSFLIAKYFSLLVKDSHSGSICLTAAYTGLDAEAGKAAYGISKAGVIHLIKTLSEEGKKINLSANAIAPYIIDTPANREWMKDADFEKWITPEDIGEFVNSLFQNYQAVSGNICQMMDHLSNNN, encoded by the coding sequence TTGACTAAGGAACTTCTAATTTTTGGCTCAAGCGGTGCACTCGGAAACGGTGTAACTGAAGTACTTCTTAAAAAGCAATATGACAATATTTATTTGTTCGATTTCAAGCATAAAGATCGATCAAACCCAAACGTAAAATTAATTACTATCAACGATCTATCGGAAGAACTAAATATTAAAAAAGCATTTGCTCAGATAACCCCTTCAAGGGAAAAAATATTTTATCTTTTTAGTACTGTCGGAGGATTTTACGGTGGAAAAAATATCTGGGAAACAGAGATTGGCTACTTTGACAGAATGATAAATATGAACCTTAAAACCAGTTTTCTGATTGCAAAATATTTTTCTCTACTGGTGAAGGATTCTCACTCAGGTTCAATTTGTTTGACCGCTGCATACACCGGACTGGATGCTGAAGCCGGAAAAGCTGCTTATGGAATTTCTAAAGCCGGTGTAATTCATTTAATAAAAACGTTGAGTGAGGAAGGGAAAAAAATAAATCTCTCGGCTAATGCAATTGCACCGTACATCATTGATACTCCTGCAAACAGAGAATGGATGAAGGATGCTGATTTTGAGAAGTGGATTACTCCTGAAGATATTGGTGAATTTGTGAACTCACTGTTCCAGAATTATCAGGCTGTGTCAGGGAATATTTGTCAAATGATGGATCATCTGTCTAACAATAATTAA
- a CDS encoding endonuclease MutS2: MMDKVVLDKLEFHKVLSTLANYSSTETGRKQILGLIPTFNLNKILKEGQTVSEAKEILIRNIPPQIDFIPDIFESISQSKIEGVVLSAKKILEILKLLKNSRSLYQFLKNNSSIAPLLSEQLSSLFNDKLLENHIEKVIDENGDIKEKASQKLSEIRKQIREKQNSLVKSISSIMKTLETDGIVREDYLTLRDGRMVIPVKAEHKRQIRGFIHSESATGQTVYIEPEQTLELNNEIITLGFAEKREIERLLKDVTALIGRNSDKIKDSLLTISYVDTVFARAKYSIEIIGSFPTIKNDLDFHINDARHPVLLKKLGRDKTIPLNFKLDEQRVIVITGPNAGGKTVVLKTIGLLSLLLQSGIHIPVDPDSNFHLFNNVLVDIGDEQSLEDDLSTFSSHLTNLKNILSVSDENTLVLLDEVGTGTDPTEGSALASAVLLKLRDKGALVFASTHHGSLKLIANSESGFINAAMEFDHEQLKPTYKFKLGIPGSSYAFEIARRIGVDEKLIDTAAGMMDSDKLKLEVFLSEIEAKSNRLEEKLKHIEIENTRLTGLSDLYKTNIGRLEKEKREILKKAKSDAEDFLKTVNKKVESTIKEIRESGAQKNVIKETKKIIDELKAEAQNLYSPEVVTEINISDFRVGNFVMIRETSTQGRILQIDSARNKALIESGSIKMQVNLSELVIANASKETKAENHHHNLQNIIPQHRLDIRGRKPEEVDFEIIKFLDDSYMNGQDRIEILHGKGTGALKKTVRDILDKHEKVKNYYFAPIEFGGEGITIVELK, encoded by the coding sequence ATGATGGATAAGGTTGTACTGGATAAATTAGAATTCCACAAGGTACTTTCAACTCTTGCAAATTATTCTTCAACAGAGACCGGGAGGAAACAAATTCTTGGACTGATTCCGACTTTTAATCTCAATAAAATTTTAAAAGAAGGTCAAACGGTTTCAGAAGCAAAAGAAATTTTAATTCGAAATATTCCGCCTCAAATAGATTTTATTCCAGATATATTCGAATCCATCTCTCAAAGCAAGATAGAAGGTGTGGTTCTGAGTGCAAAAAAAATTTTAGAAATACTAAAGCTCTTAAAAAACTCAAGAAGTTTATATCAGTTCCTTAAAAACAATTCATCTATCGCTCCATTATTATCAGAACAACTGAGCTCATTGTTCAACGATAAACTGCTGGAAAATCATATTGAAAAAGTAATTGATGAAAATGGAGATATCAAAGAAAAAGCAAGTCAGAAACTTTCAGAGATACGAAAACAAATAAGAGAAAAACAAAACTCACTTGTCAAATCTATCAGCAGTATTATGAAAACACTTGAAACAGATGGTATTGTAAGAGAAGATTATCTGACACTTCGTGACGGTCGGATGGTAATCCCTGTTAAAGCTGAACATAAGCGGCAAATAAGAGGATTCATTCATTCTGAATCAGCAACAGGACAAACAGTTTATATTGAACCCGAACAAACTCTCGAACTCAACAATGAAATTATTACTCTTGGGTTTGCGGAGAAAAGAGAGATCGAGAGGCTTTTGAAAGATGTTACTGCATTGATCGGAAGAAACAGTGATAAAATTAAAGATTCATTATTAACCATCTCTTATGTTGATACGGTATTTGCACGTGCTAAATATTCAATTGAAATTATAGGATCATTTCCGACTATTAAAAATGATCTCGATTTTCATATTAACGACGCAAGACATCCGGTGTTGTTAAAGAAACTTGGAAGAGATAAAACTATTCCACTGAATTTTAAATTAGATGAGCAAAGGGTCATCGTAATTACTGGTCCGAATGCCGGCGGGAAAACAGTTGTGTTGAAAACAATCGGATTACTATCGCTTCTGCTTCAATCAGGAATCCACATCCCGGTTGATCCGGATTCAAACTTCCATCTGTTCAACAATGTGTTGGTTGATATTGGAGATGAACAATCATTAGAAGATGATCTTTCGACATTCAGTTCACATCTTACAAACTTAAAAAATATTTTATCTGTCAGTGATGAAAATACTCTCGTTCTGCTCGATGAAGTTGGAACCGGTACCGATCCGACAGAAGGCTCAGCACTTGCTTCTGCTGTTTTACTGAAACTCAGAGACAAAGGTGCATTAGTATTTGCTTCAACGCATCACGGTAGTTTAAAGCTAATTGCAAATTCCGAAAGTGGTTTTATCAACGCCGCAATGGAATTTGATCACGAACAACTAAAGCCGACATATAAATTCAAACTTGGTATTCCCGGTTCAAGTTATGCGTTTGAAATTGCCAGAAGAATCGGAGTTGATGAGAAATTAATTGATACTGCTGCGGGTATGATGGATAGTGATAAACTTAAGCTTGAAGTATTTCTTTCTGAAATTGAAGCCAAATCAAACCGGCTTGAAGAAAAACTAAAGCATATTGAAATTGAAAATACAAGATTAACCGGGCTATCGGATCTTTACAAAACCAATATTGGCAGACTTGAAAAAGAAAAGAGAGAGATACTTAAAAAGGCAAAGTCGGATGCTGAGGATTTTTTGAAAACTGTGAACAAAAAAGTTGAAAGTACTATTAAGGAAATCCGTGAATCTGGCGCACAGAAAAACGTAATTAAAGAAACAAAGAAAATCATTGATGAACTTAAAGCCGAGGCACAAAATCTTTATTCACCAGAAGTTGTAACAGAGATAAATATATCCGATTTTAGAGTTGGAAATTTTGTGATGATACGGGAAACTTCTACTCAAGGAAGAATTTTACAAATTGATTCAGCAAGGAATAAAGCTCTGATTGAATCCGGTTCAATTAAAATGCAGGTGAACCTTTCTGAACTTGTAATTGCAAATGCATCAAAAGAAACCAAGGCAGAGAATCATCATCATAATTTACAAAATATCATTCCACAACATCGTCTTGATATAAGGGGAAGAAAGCCGGAAGAAGTTGATTTTGAAATTATAAAGTTTTTAGATGATTCATATATGAATGGTCAGGATAGAATAGAAATTTTACATGGAAAGGGAACAGGTGCATTGAAAAAAACTGTTAGAGATATTCTTGACAAGCATGAAAAGGTTAAAAACTATTATTTTGCACCAATCGAATTTGGTGGAGAGGGAATAACTATAGTCGAATTAAAATAG